A genomic window from Patescibacteria group bacterium includes:
- the rplU gene encoding 50S ribosomal protein L21: MKYAVIEINNRQHKVTEGEELAVDKLEGKKGEKLTFDKVLLLIDEKKRFIGQPLVKGAKVTAEIIEQFKDKKIRVATYKAKSRYRKVKGHRSQLTKIKINKISLSKSSSK; encoded by the coding sequence ATGAAATATGCTGTTATCGAGATAAATAATCGCCAACACAAAGTCACTGAAGGTGAAGAATTGGCGGTTGACAAACTTGAAGGTAAAAAAGGAGAAAAATTAACTTTTGATAAGGTCTTGCTTTTAATTGATGAGAAAAAAAGGTTTATAGGCCAGCCTCTAGTCAAGGGAGCTAAAGTGACAGCCGAAATCATTGAGCAATTCAAAGACAAAAAGATTAGAGTGGCCACCTACAAAGCTAAATCAAGATACAGAAAAGTAAAAGGTCACCGATCTCAACTAACTAAAATAAAGATAAACAAGATTAGTCTTTCTAAATCTTCTTCAAAATAA
- the rpmA gene encoding 50S ribosomal protein L27, with protein MAKTKAGGSKASQLSPRPGKRLGVKIFGGQAVKAGNIIIRQRGTKFHPGSGVGIGRDHTLFALKDGMVEFIKRQGRKLITVS; from the coding sequence ATGGCAAAAACTAAAGCTGGTGGCAGTAAAGCGAGTCAACTATCACCCCGGCCTGGTAAAAGGTTAGGAGTGAAAATTTTTGGTGGCCAGGCAGTCAAGGCTGGTAATATTATTATTCGCCAGCGAGGAACTAAGTTCCATCCTGGTTCTGGTGTGGGGATTGGCCGAGATCATACCCTTTTTGCTCTTAAAGACGGCATGGTTGAATTTATTAAAAGACAAGGCAGAAAACTAATCACTGTTTCTTAA
- a CDS encoding ParB/RepB/Spo0J family partition protein — protein sequence MAKQIVDININELQSNPLQPRGVVTPESLVDLIESIKEHGILEPLVIAKTPAGYQIIAGERRWRAAKSAGLATVPVIIKETSPRGMLEMALVENVQREDLNALDRAKAFIRLIEEFGLTNKEISKRISKSSAYISNSIKLLSLPDALKDGLLSGLITEGHARALSSIDDTKLMIEAYKIILRESGSVRRAEEVARRIKKKGKQPSKTKTAERPLIVSEETDKVQEDLHRALGGEEDVHVKLTRSRAQTKLYIVLKGNTKKTEDKLQKIYRGITKAN from the coding sequence ATGGCTAAACAGATTGTTGATATTAATATAAACGAGCTTCAATCAAACCCCCTTCAGCCGCGAGGTGTGGTTACTCCCGAGTCCTTAGTTGATTTAATTGAGTCGATTAAGGAACATGGTATTCTTGAACCTTTGGTGATTGCCAAAACTCCGGCTGGCTATCAAATTATTGCTGGTGAACGTCGCTGGCGGGCGGCTAAATCGGCTGGTTTGGCGACAGTGCCGGTCATCATTAAAGAAACCTCGCCTCGGGGAATGTTAGAAATGGCTTTGGTGGAAAATGTTCAGCGGGAAGATTTGAATGCTCTTGATCGGGCCAAAGCTTTTATTAGGCTAATTGAAGAGTTTGGTTTAACCAACAAAGAAATATCTAAGAGAATTAGTAAAAGCTCTGCTTACATTTCCAATTCGATCAAATTGCTTTCTTTACCTGATGCTCTCAAGGATGGTCTTTTGTCTGGTTTGATTACTGAAGGTCATGCTCGGGCTTTATCCTCAATTGACGATACTAAATTAATGATTGAGGCCTACAAAATTATTCTTCGTGAATCTGGTTCAGTCCGGAGAGCTGAAGAAGTGGCTCGGCGAATTAAGAAAAAAGGTAAACAGCCTTCTAAAACAAAGACGGCGGAGAGACCTCTAATCGTTTCTGAAGAGACAGATAAAGTTCAGGAAGATCTTCATCGGGCTCTTGGTGGTGAAGAAGATGTCCATGTCAAGTTAACTCGTTCTCGCGCCCAAACCAAACTCTACATTGTTCTCAAAGGCAACACGAAAAAGACAGAAGATAAACTTCAGAAGATTTACCGCGGGATTACCAAAGCAAACTAA
- the lepB gene encoding signal peptidase I, whose amino-acid sequence MVFFRKIGGFFLDIVETFVIALAIFVLMYLFLFQPHQVRGNSMYPNFQDQEYLLTDKITYQLSEPKRGDIIVFKAPGNEKYDYIKRITGLPGDSIKVENCHILVNGQILEEEYLPENLCTSAGHFWQSGQSITLDENQYFVSGDNRPYSSDSRDWGTVPEKNIVGKVWLRYWPVDRVGIIRRVDY is encoded by the coding sequence ATGGTTTTTTTCAGGAAGATTGGTGGCTTCTTTCTCGATATCGTTGAAACTTTTGTAATTGCTCTGGCAATCTTCGTTTTGATGTATCTCTTTCTTTTTCAACCCCATCAAGTCAGAGGTAATTCTATGTATCCTAATTTTCAGGATCAAGAATATCTTTTAACTGATAAAATCACTTATCAATTAAGCGAACCCAAAAGGGGTGATATAATTGTTTTTAAGGCTCCAGGGAATGAAAAATATGATTACATTAAAAGAATTACTGGTCTGCCCGGAGACAGCATTAAGGTAGAAAATTGTCATATTCTTGTCAATGGCCAGATTTTAGAAGAAGAGTATTTACCTGAAAATCTTTGCACCAGCGCTGGTCACTTCTGGCAATCAGGTCAAAGTATTACTCTTGATGAAAATCAATACTTTGTTTCTGGTGATAATCGGCCCTACAGTTCAGACTCTCGAGATTGGGGGACGGTTCCAGAAAAGAATATTGTCGGTAAAGTTTGGCTTCGTTACTGGCCGGTTGACAGAGTTGGAATTATTAGAAGGGTTGACTATTAG
- a CDS encoding restriction endonuclease: protein MEFKLDESVSKTRDIDRQLFDINTSFSRKLLEEANKKSLSKVKKGKALEKLAAYLFSGIEGFDVRTNQRTQDAQLDLIIRNSVKYDPIYDVLGKFILVECKNWFTEKVGVQEVKNFIANVHFSYCNCGILVTKRGITGSSKDVEKDKKDAELTILKEFHQDNIVIIVLTLKDLQAIVEGKSNLLSVLLDKYEAIKLDK, encoded by the coding sequence TTGGAATTTAAATTAGATGAAAGTGTTTCAAAGACAAGAGACATCGATAGACAACTGTTTGATATAAACACTTCATTTTCAAGAAAATTATTAGAGGAAGCTAATAAAAAATCCTTAAGTAAAGTTAAAAAAGGTAAAGCTCTAGAAAAATTAGCAGCGTATTTATTTAGCGGGATTGAGGGTTTCGATGTAAGGACTAATCAAAGAACCCAAGACGCTCAGTTAGATTTAATAATTCGCAATTCAGTAAAGTATGACCCAATCTATGATGTTTTAGGTAAATTTATATTAGTTGAGTGTAAAAATTGGTTTACAGAAAAAGTCGGTGTCCAAGAAGTTAAAAATTTTATTGCTAATGTCCACTTTTCCTATTGCAATTGTGGTATTTTGGTAACGAAAAGGGGGATAACGGGAAGCTCAAAAGACGTCGAAAAAGATAAGAAAGACGCTGAGCTTACTATACTTAAAGAATTCCATCAAGATAACATTGTGATTATTGTTTTAACGCTTAAAGACCTTCAAGCTATTGTGGAGGGTAAGAGCAATTTATTATCTGTTCTATTAGATAAATATGAAGCCATTAAATTGGACAAATGA
- a CDS encoding glycosyltransferase family 2 protein, whose amino-acid sequence MKLGDLTVIIPSYNGSELLDICLTSLYKQEIVPNEIIVINNGSEDETESFLKKKYPEVRIISFSENQGFAEAVNMGIKNAKFEKIFILNNDTKLDKECLKYLLRDLEKDYRLDAVAPLIFLSNNKVDSSGSFINELGQAFHDRGRVKKNQNKEIFLITAAAVLIRKNIFKKVGMFEEKFFAYGEDVDWSFRAQLAGCSFICDQRAVVYHEHKATSSRNPQFLEYLQFRNAYLFILRCFPLKTLLKRGRLFGIFLTNINTFFYLLFKGFILEAIKAELWLILNLPWILRERLKIQKNRKVNLEYIDNNLKPKEIRLLKLLK is encoded by the coding sequence GTGAAATTAGGAGACTTAACAGTCATAATTCCAAGTTATAATGGAAGTGAATTATTAGATATTTGTTTGACTTCGTTATATAAGCAAGAAATAGTTCCCAATGAAATAATTGTAATAAATAATGGCTCAGAGGATGAAACAGAGAGTTTCTTGAAAAAAAAATATCCCGAGGTGCGGATAATATCTTTTTCTGAGAATCAAGGATTTGCAGAGGCGGTGAATATGGGCATTAAAAATGCGAAATTTGAAAAAATTTTCATTCTTAATAATGATACGAAATTGGATAAAGAATGCTTAAAGTATTTATTAAGAGATTTAGAAAAAGATTACAGATTAGATGCCGTTGCTCCATTGATTTTCCTGTCAAATAATAAAGTTGATTCTTCTGGGAGTTTTATTAACGAATTAGGCCAAGCCTTTCATGATAGGGGAAGAGTTAAAAAAAATCAGAATAAAGAAATTTTTTTAATTACCGCTGCAGCTGTCCTAATTCGAAAAAACATTTTTAAAAAGGTTGGAATGTTTGAAGAGAAATTTTTTGCTTATGGTGAAGATGTTGATTGGTCTTTTAGAGCTCAATTAGCTGGATGTAGTTTTATATGTGATCAAAGAGCAGTTGTTTATCACGAACATAAAGCTACTAGTTCGAGAAATCCTCAGTTTCTCGAATATTTACAGTTTAGAAATGCTTATCTTTTTATCTTAAGATGTTTTCCATTAAAGACTTTACTTAAAAGAGGTAGGCTTTTTGGAATATTTTTAACAAATATCAATACATTTTTTTATTTATTGTTTAAAGGTTTTATTTTAGAAGCCATAAAAGCAGAACTTTGGCTAATACTTAACTTGCCCTGGATTTTAAGAGAGAGGCTAAAAATT